In Citrus sinensis cultivar Valencia sweet orange chromosome 4, DVS_A1.0, whole genome shotgun sequence, one DNA window encodes the following:
- the LOC102628160 gene encoding origin of replication complex subunit 3 isoform X2, with protein sequence MMAPSAAAADSSPPSSSETTENHLQPFFVLHEASSRKPERTSTGTVKTRKKIDFSPSKLKNVEKPDVEIAKEGGDEGYGNLRMDAFEVVWSKIESTIKDVLRDINANVFNEIHQWVRDSFSTIRSFGMLTFREATQAFPIVTDASSKQLFTGLVLTKNMEFVDDLLTFEELGRHLKSQGCHVANLSSLDFMAKSGIGGCLRSLLRQFLVAPLDAADISILASWYREQGNYNNPVVVIVDDIERCCGSVLSDFILMFSEWVLKIPVILIMGVTTTLDAPRNILLSNVLQCLCPCMFTLGTPSERMDAIIEAVLVRQCSGFSISHKVAVFMRNYFVRQDGTITSFIRALKIACSQHFSMEPLSIILKGFFLEEDRQGLQDGLLLQAMFKHAFDLPSYGRNKMGEENVESFAHCLSELKRSQTRWRTVVLCLYEAGKGHRIQLLDLLCEALNPALYSSRTSGTCTKVDKGHGVSPSNNFPVQQHPIMRKGRLICQAVQKVRDLPIAQLYKLLKRWEELTVDINEIHAKLKELLYVIKLENGRSSRQDMADSSKPVSRSQLNIEKESRAVNEKAASLIECMVRDHMQPVECSPLHEIVCFKNVETLQLALIGDPRRRIQIDLLESYKILRCSCCSRSGHSLLPSLHDTSILYNLAQEHGDHINLHDWYQSFKSKVCSSRSKGKHKSKQSPLPKKRKDMNEPDKPCEASIQARFCKAVTELQITGLIRMPTKRRPDFVQRVAFGL encoded by the exons ATGATGGCGCCATCTGCAGCAGCTGCCGATTCTTCGCCTCCTTCAAGTTCGGAAACCACGGAGAATCACCTGCAG CCATTCTTTGTTCTTCACGAAGCTTCTTCTCGGAAGCCTGAGAGAACCTCAACAGGAACGGTGAAAACCAGGAAAAAGATTGACTTTTCTccatcaaaacttaaaaatgtTGAGAAGCCAGATGTTGAGATTGCTAAAGAGGGCGGTGACGAGGGATATGGGAACCTGCGTATGGACGCTTTTGAGGTTGTGTGGTCGAAGATCGAGTCAACTATCAAA GATGTTTTGAGGGATATCAATGCTAATGTCTTCAATGAAATTCATCAATGGGTTCGTGATTCATTTAGTACAATTAGATCATTTGGGATGCTTACGTTTCGTGAAGCAACTCAAGCTTTTCCCATTGTAACAGATGCTTCATCTAAACAACTATTCACTGGGCTTGTTCTAACCA AAAATATGGAGTTTGTCGATGATCTTTTGACGTTTGAAGAGCTTGGTCGACATTTAAAATCTCAAGGATGCCATGTGGCTAACCTTTCTTCGCTAGATTTTATGGCCAAGAGTGGGATTGGTGGTTGTCTAAGAAGTTTGTTGAGACAATTCTTGGTGGCTCCTTTGGAT GCTGCTGATATATCCATCTTAGCATCTTGGTACAGAGAACAAGGAAATTACAATAACCCAGTTGttgtaattgttgatgatattGAGCGATGTTGTGGTTCTGTATTGTCTGATTTCATACTTATGTTCAG TGAATGGGTACTGAAGATTCCAGTTATCTTAATAATGGGAGTTACAACAACACTTGATGCTCCAAGAAACATACTGCTTTCAAATGTGCTTCAGTGCCTGTGCCCTTGTATGTTCACTTTAGGAACCCCAAGCGAGAGAATGGATGCCATTATTGAGGCTGTTCTTGTGAGGCAATGTTCTGGGTTTAGTATTAGCCACAAAGTGGCAGTTTTTATGAGAAACTACTTCGTGAGACAGGATGGAACTATAACCTCTTTTATCAGAGCTCTGAAG ATAGCTTGTTCTCAACATTTCTCCATGGAACCTTTAAGCATTATACTGAAGGGGTTTTTCCTTGAAGAGGATAGACAG GGGTTACAAGATGGATTGTTGCTACAAGCAATGTTCAAACATGCTTTTGACTTACCATCTTATGGAAG GAATAAAATGGGGGAAGAGAATGTTGAAAGCTTTGCTCATTGTTTATCAGAACTGAAGAGATCACAGACTCGGTGGAGAACTGTGGTTTTG TGCCTCTATGAAGCAGGAAAGGGTCATAGAATTCAACTATTGGACTTATTATGTGAGGCACTTAATCCTGCTTTGTACAGCTCTAGGACTTCGGGTACATGCACAAAAGTAGACAAAGGTCATGGTGTATCTCcttcaaataattttccagTTCAACAACATCCTATAATGAGAAAGGGTCGTTTGATCTGTCAGGCAGTCCAGAAGGTGAG GGATCTTCCAATAGCACAGCTGTATAAGTTGCTTAAAAGATGGGAGGAGCTTACTGTGGATATCAATGAG ATCCATGCAAAATTGAAGGAGTTGCTGtatgtaataaaattagaaaatggcAGGAGTTCAAGACAAGATATGGCTGACTCTTCCAA ACCTGTATCACGGAGTCAGTTGAATATTGAAAAGGAATCCAGAGCGGTCAATGAGAAAGCTGCTTCATTAATAGAGTGCATGGTTAG ggATCATATGCAACCGGTTGAGTGCTCACCTTTGCATGAAATTGTCTGCTTTAAGAATGTTGAAACACTTCAATTG GCTTTAATTGGAGACCCTAGAAGAAGGATTCAAATTGATCTTCTGGAATCCTACAAAATTCTCCGATGTAGCTGCTGCAGTAGGAGTGGACATTCCCTATTGCCATCATTGCATGACACATCAATTCT GTATAACCTAGCTCAAGAACATGGCGATCATATCAACCTCCATGACTGGTACCAGTCATTCAAATCGAAAGTTTGTAGCTCAAGAAGTAAAGGAAAACACAAATCAAAGCAGTCCCCAttaccaaagaaaagaaaagatatgAATGAACCTGATAAGCCATGTGAAGCTTCAATTCA AGCGCGGTTTTGCAAGGCAGTTACAGAGCTCCAGATTACGGGGCTGATTCGGATGCCTACCAAAAGACGACCGGATTTTGTACAGAGAGTGGCCTTTGGTCTGTGA
- the LOC102628160 gene encoding origin of replication complex subunit 3 isoform X1, giving the protein MMAPSAAAADSSPPSSSETTENHLQPFFVLHEASSRKPERTSTGTVKTRKKIDFSPSKLKNVEKPDVEIAKEGGDEGYGNLRMDAFEVVWSKIESTIKDVLRDINANVFNEIHQWVRDSFSTIRSFGMLTFREATQAFPIVTDASSKQLFTGLVLTKNMEFVDDLLTFEELGRHLKSQGCHVANLSSLDFMAKSGIGGCLRSLLRQFLVAPLDAADISILASWYREQGNYNNPVVVIVDDIERCCGSVLSDFILMFSEWVLKIPVILIMGVTTTLDAPRNILLSNVLQCLCPCMFTLGTPSERMDAIIEAVLVRQCSGFSISHKVAVFMRNYFVRQDGTITSFIRALKIACSQHFSMEPLSIILKGFFLEEDRQGLQDGLLLQAMFKHAFDLPSYGRNKMGEENVESFAHCLSELKRSQTRWRTVVLCLYEAGKGHRIQLLDLLCEALNPALYSSRTSGTCTKVDKGHGVSPSNNFPVQQHPIMRKGRLICQAVQKVRDLPIAQLYKLLKRWEELTVDINEIHAKLKELLYVIKLENGRSSRQDMADSSKRPVSRSQLNIEKESRAVNEKAASLIECMVRDHMQPVECSPLHEIVCFKNVETLQLALIGDPRRRIQIDLLESYKILRCSCCSRSGHSLLPSLHDTSILYNLAQEHGDHINLHDWYQSFKSKVCSSRSKGKHKSKQSPLPKKRKDMNEPDKPCEASIQARFCKAVTELQITGLIRMPTKRRPDFVQRVAFGL; this is encoded by the exons ATGATGGCGCCATCTGCAGCAGCTGCCGATTCTTCGCCTCCTTCAAGTTCGGAAACCACGGAGAATCACCTGCAG CCATTCTTTGTTCTTCACGAAGCTTCTTCTCGGAAGCCTGAGAGAACCTCAACAGGAACGGTGAAAACCAGGAAAAAGATTGACTTTTCTccatcaaaacttaaaaatgtTGAGAAGCCAGATGTTGAGATTGCTAAAGAGGGCGGTGACGAGGGATATGGGAACCTGCGTATGGACGCTTTTGAGGTTGTGTGGTCGAAGATCGAGTCAACTATCAAA GATGTTTTGAGGGATATCAATGCTAATGTCTTCAATGAAATTCATCAATGGGTTCGTGATTCATTTAGTACAATTAGATCATTTGGGATGCTTACGTTTCGTGAAGCAACTCAAGCTTTTCCCATTGTAACAGATGCTTCATCTAAACAACTATTCACTGGGCTTGTTCTAACCA AAAATATGGAGTTTGTCGATGATCTTTTGACGTTTGAAGAGCTTGGTCGACATTTAAAATCTCAAGGATGCCATGTGGCTAACCTTTCTTCGCTAGATTTTATGGCCAAGAGTGGGATTGGTGGTTGTCTAAGAAGTTTGTTGAGACAATTCTTGGTGGCTCCTTTGGAT GCTGCTGATATATCCATCTTAGCATCTTGGTACAGAGAACAAGGAAATTACAATAACCCAGTTGttgtaattgttgatgatattGAGCGATGTTGTGGTTCTGTATTGTCTGATTTCATACTTATGTTCAG TGAATGGGTACTGAAGATTCCAGTTATCTTAATAATGGGAGTTACAACAACACTTGATGCTCCAAGAAACATACTGCTTTCAAATGTGCTTCAGTGCCTGTGCCCTTGTATGTTCACTTTAGGAACCCCAAGCGAGAGAATGGATGCCATTATTGAGGCTGTTCTTGTGAGGCAATGTTCTGGGTTTAGTATTAGCCACAAAGTGGCAGTTTTTATGAGAAACTACTTCGTGAGACAGGATGGAACTATAACCTCTTTTATCAGAGCTCTGAAG ATAGCTTGTTCTCAACATTTCTCCATGGAACCTTTAAGCATTATACTGAAGGGGTTTTTCCTTGAAGAGGATAGACAG GGGTTACAAGATGGATTGTTGCTACAAGCAATGTTCAAACATGCTTTTGACTTACCATCTTATGGAAG GAATAAAATGGGGGAAGAGAATGTTGAAAGCTTTGCTCATTGTTTATCAGAACTGAAGAGATCACAGACTCGGTGGAGAACTGTGGTTTTG TGCCTCTATGAAGCAGGAAAGGGTCATAGAATTCAACTATTGGACTTATTATGTGAGGCACTTAATCCTGCTTTGTACAGCTCTAGGACTTCGGGTACATGCACAAAAGTAGACAAAGGTCATGGTGTATCTCcttcaaataattttccagTTCAACAACATCCTATAATGAGAAAGGGTCGTTTGATCTGTCAGGCAGTCCAGAAGGTGAG GGATCTTCCAATAGCACAGCTGTATAAGTTGCTTAAAAGATGGGAGGAGCTTACTGTGGATATCAATGAG ATCCATGCAAAATTGAAGGAGTTGCTGtatgtaataaaattagaaaatggcAGGAGTTCAAGACAAGATATGGCTGACTCTTCCAA GAGACCTGTATCACGGAGTCAGTTGAATATTGAAAAGGAATCCAGAGCGGTCAATGAGAAAGCTGCTTCATTAATAGAGTGCATGGTTAG ggATCATATGCAACCGGTTGAGTGCTCACCTTTGCATGAAATTGTCTGCTTTAAGAATGTTGAAACACTTCAATTG GCTTTAATTGGAGACCCTAGAAGAAGGATTCAAATTGATCTTCTGGAATCCTACAAAATTCTCCGATGTAGCTGCTGCAGTAGGAGTGGACATTCCCTATTGCCATCATTGCATGACACATCAATTCT GTATAACCTAGCTCAAGAACATGGCGATCATATCAACCTCCATGACTGGTACCAGTCATTCAAATCGAAAGTTTGTAGCTCAAGAAGTAAAGGAAAACACAAATCAAAGCAGTCCCCAttaccaaagaaaagaaaagatatgAATGAACCTGATAAGCCATGTGAAGCTTCAATTCA AGCGCGGTTTTGCAAGGCAGTTACAGAGCTCCAGATTACGGGGCTGATTCGGATGCCTACCAAAAGACGACCGGATTTTGTACAGAGAGTGGCCTTTGGTCTGTGA
- the LOC102627866 gene encoding growth-regulating factor 4-like, with translation MNSGNGGGGAGGAGGLGMMGMRASPFTVSQWQELEHQALIFKYMVAGLPVPPDLVLPIQKSFESISHRFFHHPTMGYCSFYGKKVDPEPGRCRRTDGKKWRCSKDAYPDSKYCERHMHRGRNRSRKPVESQTITQSSSTVTSLTATGSSGGTGSYQNLPLHAFANPQGTTSGTNQSHYHVDSISCGIPNKEYRYLQVQGLKPEVGEHSFFTEASGSNRGLQMDSPIDSAWPLMQSRVSSHPQSKSSNTSILQNDYPQHSLFSSEFTSGEPVKQEGQSLRPFFDEWPKTRDSWSGLEDKRSHQTSFSTTKLSISIPMASSDFSATSSRSPHDN, from the exons ATGAATAGCGGCAACGGCGGTGGCGGTGCTGGTGGGGCTGGTGGGTTGGGGATGATGGGAATGAGGGCATCACCTTTTACGGTATCACAATGGCAAGAACTGGAACATCAAGCTTTGATCTTTAAGTACATGGTGGCAGGTTTGCCTGTGCCACCTGATCTTGTACTCCCTATACAAAAGAGCTTTGAGTCTATTTCTCATAGGTTCTTTCATCACCCCACCA TGGGTTATTGTTCCTTCTATGGGAAAAAAGTTGATCCCGAACCAGGACGGTGCAGGAGGACTGACGGCAAAAAATGGCGGTGTTCCAAAGATGCATACCCAGACTCAAAGTACTGTGAGCGCCACATGCACCGCGGCCGCAACCGTTCAAGAAAGCCTGTGGAATCACAAACCATAACACAGTCATCATCCACTGTGACATCACTGACTGCCACTGGAAGCAGTGGTGGGACTGGAAGCTACCAGAACCTTCCATTACATGCCTTTGCTAATCCCCAAGGCACTACTTCTGGAACCAACCAATCCCATTATCATGTGGACTCCATTTCCTGTGGAATTCCCAACAAAGAATACAG GTACCTTCAAGTTCAAGGACTTAAACCCGAGGTTGGAGAGCATAGTTTCTTCACTGAAGCTTCAGGAAGCAATAGGGGTCTCCAGATGGACTCACCAATTGACAGTGCATGGCCTCTGATGCAATCTAGAGTCTCCTCGCATCCCCAGTCGAAATCCAGCAACACCTCCATTTTGCAGAATGATTATCCTCAGCATTCACTTTTCAGTAGTGAATTCACCTCGGGTGAGCCTGTAAAACAGGAAGGTCAGTCTCTCCGACCTTTCTTTGATGAGTGGCCTAAGACAAGAGACTCATGGTCTGGTCTTGAAGACAAGAGATCCCACCAGACCTCATTCTCAACAACCAAGCTCTCTATATCCATCCCTATGGCCTCATCCGACTTCTCGGCAACGAGTTCTCGATCTCCTCATG ATAACTGA